A DNA window from Streptomyces canus contains the following coding sequences:
- a CDS encoding family 43 glycosylhydrolase, giving the protein MTYFARPRTRARRRAGHLAGLTTASLLLGLAAPMVPAQAADTADVTDGLALWYKLDGASGATVTDASGNGRDGTVNGTADWSDPAQGLAFNGSDTSIKVPDDVLKGMDSITVSTDVLIDSAQTTPYFIYGFGNSSGGNGNGYLFATGNSLRTSIATGNWSTEQTTKPSDAHNLTRAVWKQLTYTQTGNTGVLYEDGVEVGRNTAVTIMPGAIGSGTTTANYIGKSVYSGDKLFKGRIRDFRVYDRALAASEVEQLSLPVDTQGVADDKAALSLGDTSAVTADLDLPRTGTAGGSSITWASDNTDVVSGSGKVTRPAAGEPDGHATLTATLKKGTVTDTKSFDVTVLPDFDDATAAERAAQSLAVHNLDDVRGNLTLPATGGYDTKVAWSSADEKVIENDGVVHRPAHGDGSATVALTATVTKGEAKATRSFTAKVPELPAEQALKGYMFSYFTGEGTSDGEQLYSALSKGNNPLKWRELNDGKPVLTSTLGEKGLRDPFIIRSPEGDKFYQIATDLRIYGNGDWDAAQRSGSKSIMVWESTDLVHWTNQRLIKISPDSAGNTWAPEAFYDAELGEYVVFWASKLYDNEAHSGDTYNRMMYATTRDFYTFSEPKVWIDRGYSVIDSTMIQNNGTYYRLSKDERNNSSSTPNSKFIFEEKSDSILNPSWTAVAEGIGKGAMSAAEGPLVFKSNTEDKWYAFLDEFGGRGYLPFETTDLDSGNWTPVADYDLPAKPRHGTVLPVTQAEYDRLLRAYQPDQLVESVESVQVKTRTGQAPVLPATVIAKYADGVDRPVAVTWADVPASQYAQAGTFTVTGSLPDGAALPVQAEVTVSEEGPDVPADLLLHYGFDETGGNIAVDSSGHGYHGTYVGTPGFGTGVRGGSFKMSGDATGSPYVRIPSGVLKNADSVTVSTYAKWKGGNSFQWLFGLGPDSDKYLFATPSNGGNSLYSAITKASWSAESKLTAGSQLTPGEWRHVTVTLDGATGTMVLYVDGVEAARTTTTVKPSELYDANKDYSGYIGKSLYAPDPYFGGEVDDFRIYDRALSAAEVMELSGNTAGIARATHPALKVDAIVDNADGKVTLPMREGTDLTALAPEFALAHGAAISPASGSVQDFSKPVTYEVTGSDGKKRTWTVSALIMRSPVLPGLNADPNIVRFGDTFYIYPTTDGFEGWSGTQFKAYSSTDLVHWKDHGVILDLGPDISWADSRAWAPTIAEKDGKYYFYFCADANIGVAVSDSPTGPFKDALGRPLLKAGQFSGQMIDPAVFTDDDGQSYLYWGNGHAYVAPLNDDMTSVDLTKMKDITPSGYNEGSFVIKRKGTYYLTWSENDTRDENYRVAYATGPSPTGPWTKRGVILEKDLSLGIKGPGHHSVVHVPGTDDWYIAYHRFAIPGGDGMHRETTVDKLEFDSDGLIKKVVPTLTSVDPVSIVHAGEDVGGTEGDAIRLHGTISGAGNPKWTVEEGAPCSFADPGSAATTLTCTDNGTYTVTLTGGRSKDTATVEVANAAPAVVSATGPQSPGPVGKRTVVTAEFTDPGASDTHTCVIDWKDGSAPQSGTVTASGCRAEHPYTTAGIRRPVITVTDDDGASDSRTLPELIVYDRSAGPALGTGVLGSPAGAYPAKPDLTGKAAFSFAAAYLPGASAPVGEASFGFGPARLTFRSTGSDWLVVTGSRAVYQGSGTVDGKSGYGFRITATDAPDTFRLRIWKKSGGEVVYDNVTGSKITGIIAVGWSRR; this is encoded by the coding sequence ATGACGTACTTCGCACGTCCACGCACCCGCGCGAGACGCCGGGCAGGCCATCTCGCCGGCCTGACCACCGCGTCACTGCTCCTGGGCCTCGCCGCACCCATGGTCCCCGCCCAGGCGGCGGACACCGCGGACGTCACCGACGGCCTGGCCCTCTGGTACAAGCTGGACGGTGCCTCGGGCGCCACCGTCACCGACGCCTCGGGCAACGGCCGTGACGGCACAGTGAACGGGACCGCCGACTGGTCGGACCCCGCGCAGGGACTCGCCTTCAACGGCTCCGACACCTCCATCAAGGTGCCGGACGACGTCTTGAAAGGCATGGACTCGATCACCGTCTCCACCGACGTGCTGATCGACTCCGCACAGACCACGCCGTACTTCATCTACGGCTTCGGCAACTCCAGCGGCGGCAACGGCAACGGGTACCTGTTCGCCACCGGAAACTCCCTGCGCACCTCGATCGCGACCGGAAACTGGTCGACCGAGCAGACCACGAAGCCCTCCGACGCGCACAACCTCACCCGCGCGGTGTGGAAGCAGCTCACCTACACCCAGACCGGCAACACCGGCGTCCTGTACGAGGACGGCGTCGAGGTCGGCCGCAACACCGCGGTCACCATCATGCCCGGCGCCATCGGATCGGGAACCACCACCGCCAACTACATCGGCAAGTCGGTCTACTCCGGCGACAAGCTCTTCAAGGGCCGGATCCGTGACTTCCGCGTGTACGACCGGGCCCTCGCGGCCTCCGAGGTCGAGCAGCTCTCCCTCCCCGTCGACACGCAGGGCGTCGCCGATGACAAGGCTGCGCTGAGCCTCGGCGACACCAGCGCCGTCACGGCCGACCTGGACCTGCCGAGGACCGGCACGGCCGGCGGGTCCAGCATCACCTGGGCCAGCGACAACACGGATGTGGTCAGCGGCTCCGGCAAGGTGACCCGCCCCGCCGCCGGTGAACCGGACGGCCACGCCACGCTCACGGCGACCCTGAAGAAGGGCACCGTGACCGACACCAAGAGCTTCGACGTCACGGTCCTGCCCGATTTCGACGACGCCACGGCCGCCGAGCGGGCCGCCCAGTCGCTCGCCGTGCACAACCTCGACGACGTCCGCGGAAACCTGACCCTCCCGGCGACCGGCGGGTACGACACGAAGGTCGCCTGGTCCTCCGCCGACGAGAAGGTCATCGAGAACGACGGTGTGGTCCACCGCCCCGCGCACGGCGACGGCTCCGCCACCGTCGCGCTGACCGCCACCGTCACCAAGGGCGAGGCGAAGGCGACCCGCAGCTTCACCGCGAAGGTTCCCGAACTTCCCGCGGAACAGGCCCTCAAGGGCTATATGTTCAGCTACTTCACGGGCGAGGGCACCTCGGACGGCGAGCAGCTCTACTCCGCCCTCAGCAAGGGCAACAACCCGTTGAAATGGCGGGAGTTGAACGACGGCAAGCCGGTCCTGACCTCCACGCTCGGCGAGAAGGGCCTGCGCGACCCGTTCATCATCCGCTCCCCCGAGGGCGACAAGTTCTACCAGATCGCCACCGACCTCCGGATCTACGGCAACGGCGACTGGGACGCCGCCCAGCGCTCCGGCAGCAAGTCCATCATGGTCTGGGAGTCCACCGACCTGGTCCACTGGACGAACCAGCGGCTGATCAAGATCTCTCCGGACAGCGCGGGCAACACCTGGGCACCGGAGGCGTTCTACGACGCCGAGCTCGGCGAGTACGTGGTCTTCTGGGCGTCGAAGCTGTACGACAACGAAGCGCACTCCGGCGACACGTACAACCGCATGATGTACGCGACCACCCGCGACTTCTACACGTTCAGCGAGCCCAAGGTCTGGATCGACCGCGGCTACTCGGTCATCGACTCCACGATGATCCAGAACAACGGCACTTACTACCGTCTGTCGAAGGACGAGCGGAACAACAGCTCCTCCACGCCCAACAGCAAGTTCATTTTCGAGGAGAAGAGCGACTCGATCCTGAACCCGTCCTGGACCGCGGTCGCGGAGGGCATCGGAAAGGGCGCGATGAGCGCCGCCGAGGGACCCTTGGTGTTCAAGTCGAACACAGAGGACAAGTGGTACGCGTTCCTCGACGAGTTCGGCGGGCGCGGCTACCTCCCCTTCGAGACGACCGACCTCGACTCCGGCAACTGGACCCCGGTCGCCGACTACGACCTTCCGGCCAAGCCGCGCCACGGCACCGTCCTGCCCGTCACCCAGGCGGAGTACGACCGGCTGCTGCGGGCCTACCAGCCGGACCAGCTCGTCGAGAGCGTCGAGTCCGTGCAGGTGAAGACTCGGACGGGCCAGGCGCCCGTCCTGCCGGCCACCGTGATCGCGAAGTACGCGGACGGCGTCGACCGGCCCGTCGCCGTCACCTGGGCGGACGTCCCGGCGTCGCAGTACGCGCAGGCCGGCACCTTCACGGTCACCGGCAGCCTGCCCGACGGCGCCGCACTCCCCGTCCAGGCCGAGGTCACCGTGTCCGAGGAGGGCCCCGACGTCCCGGCCGACCTGCTTCTGCACTACGGCTTCGACGAGACCGGCGGCAACATCGCGGTCGACTCCAGCGGGCACGGCTACCACGGCACCTACGTCGGTACCCCCGGCTTCGGCACGGGCGTGCGGGGCGGCTCCTTCAAGATGTCGGGAGACGCGACGGGTTCGCCGTACGTCAGGATCCCGAGCGGTGTGCTGAAGAACGCCGACAGCGTGACCGTGTCGACGTACGCCAAGTGGAAGGGGGGCAACAGCTTCCAGTGGCTGTTCGGGCTCGGTCCCGACAGCGACAAGTACCTCTTCGCCACCCCCTCCAACGGCGGCAACAGCCTCTACTCGGCGATCACGAAGGCGAGTTGGTCGGCGGAGTCGAAGCTGACGGCCGGCTCGCAGCTCACGCCGGGCGAGTGGCGGCACGTCACGGTCACCCTCGACGGGGCGACCGGCACGATGGTCCTCTACGTCGACGGCGTCGAGGCGGCCCGCACGACGACCACCGTCAAGCCGTCCGAGCTGTACGACGCGAACAAGGACTACAGCGGCTACATCGGCAAGTCCCTGTACGCGCCCGACCCGTACTTCGGCGGCGAGGTCGACGACTTCCGCATCTACGACCGGGCCCTGTCGGCCGCGGAGGTCATGGAGCTCAGCGGCAACACCGCGGGCATCGCCAGGGCCACGCACCCGGCGCTGAAGGTCGACGCCATCGTCGACAACGCGGACGGCAAGGTCACGCTGCCGATGCGGGAGGGCACCGATCTCACCGCGCTGGCACCGGAGTTCGCCCTCGCCCACGGCGCGGCGATCAGCCCCGCCTCCGGCAGCGTGCAGGACTTCAGCAAGCCGGTGACGTACGAGGTGACCGGGTCCGACGGCAAGAAGCGCACCTGGACGGTCTCGGCGCTCATCATGAGGAGCCCGGTCCTGCCGGGGCTCAACGCCGACCCGAACATCGTGCGGTTCGGCGACACCTTCTACATCTATCCGACGACCGACGGCTTCGAGGGCTGGAGCGGCACGCAGTTCAAGGCGTACTCCTCCACCGACCTGGTCCACTGGAAAGACCACGGCGTCATCCTCGACCTCGGTCCGGACATCTCGTGGGCGGACAGCAGGGCGTGGGCGCCGACGATCGCCGAGAAGGACGGGAAGTACTACTTCTACTTCTGCGCCGACGCCAACATCGGTGTCGCGGTGTCCGACTCGCCGACCGGCCCCTTCAAGGACGCACTGGGCCGGCCGCTGCTCAAGGCGGGCCAGTTCAGCGGCCAGATGATCGACCCGGCCGTGTTCACCGACGACGACGGGCAGTCGTACCTCTACTGGGGCAACGGGCACGCCTACGTGGCGCCGCTCAACGACGACATGACGTCCGTCGACCTCACGAAGATGAAGGACATCACGCCCAGCGGCTACAACGAGGGCTCCTTCGTCATCAAGCGCAAGGGCACCTACTACCTCACGTGGTCGGAGAACGACACCCGCGACGAGAACTACCGTGTCGCCTACGCCACCGGCCCCTCCCCCACCGGCCCCTGGACCAAGCGGGGCGTGATCCTGGAGAAGGACCTCTCGCTCGGCATCAAGGGCCCCGGTCACCATTCGGTCGTCCACGTGCCGGGCACCGACGACTGGTACATCGCCTATCACCGGTTCGCCATCCCCGGCGGTGACGGCATGCACCGCGAAACGACCGTCGACAAGCTGGAGTTCGACTCCGACGGCCTGATCAAGAAGGTCGTGCCCACCCTGACGAGCGTCGACCCGGTGAGCATCGTGCACGCCGGCGAGGACGTCGGCGGGACGGAGGGCGACGCGATCAGGCTGCACGGCACGATCTCCGGTGCGGGCAACCCGAAGTGGACCGTCGAGGAGGGGGCACCCTGCTCCTTCGCCGACCCCGGCTCGGCCGCGACGACGCTCACGTGCACCGACAACGGCACCTACACGGTCACCCTCACGGGCGGCCGCAGCAAGGACACGGCGACGGTCGAGGTGGCCAACGCGGCGCCTGCCGTCGTCTCCGCCACAGGTCCGCAGTCCCCCGGGCCGGTCGGCAAGCGCACAGTCGTCACGGCGGAGTTCACCGACCCGGGCGCGAGTGACACCCACACGTGCGTGATCGACTGGAAGGACGGGAGCGCGCCGCAGTCCGGCACGGTCACCGCGTCCGGCTGCCGCGCCGAACACCCTTACACCACGGCCGGAATCCGCCGTCCGGTGATCACCGTCACCGACGACGACGGCGCATCGGACAGCAGGACGCTTCCCGAGCTGATCGTCTACGACCGCTCCGCCGGTCCCGCGCTCGGCACCGGAGTCCTCGGCTCCCCGGCCGGCGCCTACCCCGCCAAGCCGGACCTGACGGGCAAGGCCGCCTTCTCCTTCGCCGCGGCCTACCTGCCAGGGGCCTCGGCACCCGTCGGCGAGGCCTCCTTCGGCTTCGGCCCGGCCAGGCTCACGTTCCGTTCGACCGGCTCCGACTGGCTCGTGGTCACCGGCTCCCGGGCCGTCTACCAGGGATCCGGCACGGTCGACGGCAAGAGCGGATACGGCTTCCGGATCACCGCCACCGACGCCCCGGACACCTTCCGCCTCAGGATCTGGAAGAAGTCCGGCGGTGAGGTCGTCTACGACAACGTCACCGGATCGAAGATCACCGGCATCATCGCCGTCGGCTGGAGCCGCCGGTAA
- a CDS encoding glycosyl hydrolase family 28-related protein translates to MGMTRRTLLGSAVAVAVGAVTAPTARAAEVPSLWREFSRTPLTHPQIPYVGRAGCRGGATRFPRHRVVADVRDFGAVADGTTDSAPAINRAVAAAGRAGGGTVTIPPGTYRIDDVIRVDRSNVVLKGAGSGRTTLYATKNLTELIGTYGSRYGGDKSSWSWAGGLIWLAPRARWESLVAAIRAKAWPFEGWTGNRRDEWRTLTELAPARQGSWTVTAADTDSLRPGALVLLRLADDTDHTLLEHMCGGGPGPEAYFWDDKTKLTSYVPYEWPVRIARVHGRKVTLERPLPLDLRPEWSPQLTTHVAELSGAGVEGLTLEAPEAPQQPHLLDKGHNGVVLQCAYDCWVDDVTVRHVDNGFGLVAASACTLRRTRVAGRGSHHPYFCREGSHDNLVEDFTIEERTSPAPAGTQLHGINVEGLSSYNVWSRGDMRMGTFDSHRGLPFANVRTDITLNNNGRHGGDASAGPLFGARFTHWNIRVTNGRAGLVKIDGLAPYSASVGIDEVREFDQIDVPDFTGDLHTRLELYGSAEAVRPRNLHEAQRRLDGVVR, encoded by the coding sequence ATGGGCATGACCAGACGAACCCTGCTGGGAAGCGCGGTCGCCGTGGCGGTCGGCGCCGTCACCGCGCCGACCGCCCGAGCAGCCGAAGTCCCGTCTCTGTGGCGGGAGTTCAGCCGCACTCCGCTCACCCATCCGCAGATCCCGTACGTCGGCCGCGCCGGATGCCGCGGCGGGGCGACACGCTTTCCGCGCCACCGGGTCGTCGCCGACGTACGCGACTTCGGCGCCGTGGCGGACGGGACGACCGACTCCGCCCCCGCGATCAACCGTGCCGTCGCCGCCGCCGGAAGGGCCGGCGGTGGCACGGTCACCATCCCTCCGGGCACGTACCGCATCGACGACGTGATCCGCGTGGACCGCTCGAACGTCGTGCTCAAGGGCGCCGGCAGCGGTCGTACGACGTTGTACGCCACGAAGAACCTCACCGAGCTGATCGGGACCTACGGCTCCCGCTACGGAGGGGACAAGTCGTCCTGGTCCTGGGCGGGCGGACTGATCTGGCTCGCGCCCCGGGCCCGCTGGGAATCACTCGTCGCCGCGATCAGGGCCAAGGCGTGGCCCTTCGAGGGCTGGACGGGCAACCGGCGCGACGAGTGGCGGACGCTCACCGAGCTCGCCCCGGCACGACAGGGCTCCTGGACGGTGACGGCCGCCGACACCGACTCACTGCGTCCGGGTGCCCTGGTCCTCCTCCGGCTCGCGGACGACACGGACCACACCCTGCTGGAGCACATGTGCGGCGGCGGGCCCGGCCCCGAGGCCTACTTCTGGGACGACAAGACGAAACTGACGTCGTACGTGCCCTACGAGTGGCCGGTCCGCATCGCCCGCGTCCACGGCCGGAAGGTCACCCTCGAACGCCCGCTCCCGCTCGACCTGCGCCCCGAGTGGTCCCCGCAACTGACCACACATGTGGCGGAGCTGAGCGGAGCGGGCGTCGAGGGCCTGACCCTGGAGGCGCCCGAGGCCCCGCAGCAGCCGCACCTGCTGGACAAGGGGCACAACGGCGTCGTGCTTCAGTGCGCGTACGACTGCTGGGTGGACGACGTGACGGTCCGTCATGTGGACAACGGCTTCGGCCTGGTGGCCGCCTCCGCCTGTACTCTGCGCCGGACACGCGTGGCGGGCCGCGGCTCCCATCACCCCTACTTCTGCCGCGAGGGGTCGCACGACAACCTCGTCGAGGACTTCACGATCGAGGAGCGCACCAGCCCCGCGCCCGCGGGCACCCAGCTGCACGGCATCAACGTCGAGGGGCTGTCGTCGTACAACGTCTGGTCGCGCGGCGACATGCGGATGGGCACCTTCGACAGCCATCGCGGCCTGCCCTTCGCCAATGTCCGCACCGACATCACCCTGAACAACAACGGCCGCCACGGCGGTGACGCGAGCGCGGGTCCCCTCTTCGGCGCCCGGTTCACGCACTGGAACATCCGCGTCACCAACGGCCGCGCCGGGCTGGTGAAGATCGACGGTCTGGCGCCGTACTCCGCGAGCGTCGGCATCGACGAGGTCAGGGAGTTCGACCAGATCGACGTCCCCGACTTCACGGGTGATCTGCACACGCGCCTTGAGCTGTACGGCAGTGCGGAGGCGGTGCGGCCACGGAACCTCCACGAGGCCCAGCGCCGGCTGGACGGGGTGGTCCGATGA
- a CDS encoding alginate lyase family protein, translated as MSARSRWWVVLATALAALTTGLCAPVAARTAPPPHTAVLDGARLQQTKARLDRGDPQLRRAVKALTVRADKWLDQGPWTVVDKPRPAPGGDVHDYLSQAPYWWPSQPPTADNPWGCPYVQRDGERNPEVDSGTDRQDVEKTFDSAYDLSLAWYYTGEKRYARKAGQVLRTWFLDPATRMNPHLDHAQFIPCKYDGRAIGIIDFSQSYTSVLDALALLDTGAPGWSGKDRTGMTEWNTDFLGWLKDSDFGKQEAAATNNHGTFYDMLLAGLAYATGDRALARSTVLDARGKRIAPQIAADGSQPQELTRTRSWHYSTFDLVAYTRLAAIGRHVGVDLWAYRGPNGQSLFKAVDYLLPATTGAAAWPHPELEFLRYAATDVVHAAADAGDMPARRAVPLLEAPPGGDLWALRPAAEQLDSIAG; from the coding sequence ATGAGCGCGCGGTCCCGCTGGTGGGTCGTTCTTGCGACAGCCCTGGCCGCGCTCACGACAGGGCTCTGCGCACCGGTGGCGGCACGGACCGCGCCCCCGCCGCACACCGCGGTCCTGGACGGTGCCCGTCTGCAGCAGACGAAAGCCCGGCTCGATCGTGGTGATCCGCAACTGCGGCGCGCGGTGAAGGCGTTGACGGTCCGCGCCGACAAGTGGCTGGACCAGGGCCCCTGGACCGTCGTGGACAAGCCCAGGCCCGCTCCGGGCGGCGACGTCCACGACTACCTCAGCCAGGCCCCGTACTGGTGGCCCTCCCAGCCCCCCACCGCCGACAACCCATGGGGCTGCCCGTACGTCCAGCGTGACGGCGAGCGCAATCCCGAGGTCGACTCCGGCACCGACCGCCAGGATGTCGAGAAGACCTTCGACTCCGCGTACGACCTCTCCCTCGCCTGGTACTACACCGGCGAGAAGCGGTACGCGCGGAAGGCCGGGCAGGTGCTGCGCACCTGGTTCCTCGACCCGGCCACGAGGATGAACCCCCACCTGGACCACGCGCAGTTCATCCCCTGCAAGTACGACGGACGGGCCATCGGCATCATCGACTTCTCGCAGTCCTACACCAGTGTCCTCGACGCGCTCGCCCTGCTGGACACCGGCGCTCCGGGCTGGAGCGGGAAGGACCGCACCGGCATGACGGAGTGGAACACCGACTTCCTCGGCTGGCTCAAGGACAGTGACTTCGGCAAGCAGGAGGCGGCCGCCACCAACAACCACGGGACCTTCTACGACATGCTGCTCGCCGGCCTCGCCTACGCGACCGGCGACAGGGCCCTGGCCCGCAGTACGGTCCTGGACGCCCGCGGCAAGCGCATCGCGCCGCAGATCGCGGCGGACGGCAGCCAGCCCCAGGAGCTGACCCGCACCCGGAGCTGGCACTACTCGACCTTCGACCTGGTCGCCTACACCCGGCTCGCGGCCATCGGCCGGCATGTCGGGGTCGATCTGTGGGCGTACCGGGGCCCGAACGGGCAGAGTCTGTTCAAGGCGGTGGACTATCTGTTGCCTGCCACGACCGGAGCCGCCGCGTGGCCCCATCCGGAGCTGGAGTTCCTCCGGTACGCGGCGACCGACGTCGTGCACGCGGCCGCCGACGCGGGCGACATGCCGGCGCGCAGGGCTGTTCCGCTGCTGGAGGCGCCGCCGGGCGGCGACCTGTGGGCCCTGCGTCCGGCGGCGGAACAGCTGGACTCCATCGCGGGGTGA
- a CDS encoding SAM-dependent methyltransferase, producing MTDADALPPGTDPDKASVARMYDAMLGGEHNFAIDREAVAAVTAIDPQVRTLARANRAFLGRAVRFLADSGVRQFIDLGSGIPTQGNVHEVAQAASPQARVVYVDKDPVAVAHSTTLLADNPYADIVDADIRRPADVLAAPQVRKLIDFDQPVAVLMVAILHFVAPEENPAGIVAAFRDALPEGSWLALSHATNQDRPDTAAAVTQLYRSRAASPVTVRSHQEIQDLFTGFELTEPGLVHVPLWRPDENEDIPENPSEYWVYAGVGRKSG from the coding sequence GTGACCGACGCGGATGCTCTGCCGCCAGGGACCGATCCGGACAAGGCGAGCGTAGCCCGGATGTACGACGCGATGCTGGGCGGGGAGCACAACTTCGCCATCGACCGGGAGGCGGTGGCGGCCGTCACGGCCATCGACCCCCAGGTGCGCACGCTGGCCCGCGCCAACCGCGCCTTCCTCGGCCGGGCGGTGCGCTTCCTGGCCGACTCCGGTGTCCGGCAGTTCATCGACCTCGGATCGGGGATCCCGACGCAGGGCAACGTCCACGAGGTGGCCCAGGCGGCGAGCCCGCAGGCCCGGGTGGTCTACGTCGACAAGGACCCGGTGGCCGTCGCCCACAGCACCACCCTGCTCGCCGACAACCCGTACGCCGACATCGTCGACGCCGACATCCGGCGGCCGGCCGACGTCCTGGCCGCGCCGCAGGTGCGCAAGCTGATCGACTTCGACCAGCCGGTCGCCGTGCTCATGGTCGCGATCCTGCACTTCGTCGCGCCCGAGGAGAACCCGGCCGGCATCGTCGCGGCCTTCCGGGACGCCCTGCCCGAGGGAAGCTGGCTGGCCCTGTCCCACGCCACCAACCAGGACCGCCCAGACACGGCCGCCGCGGTCACCCAGCTGTACCGCTCCCGGGCCGCCTCGCCGGTCACCGTCCGCTCCCACCAGGAGATCCAGGACCTCTTCACCGGCTTCGAGCTGACGGAACCGGGCCTGGTCCACGTCCCGCTGTGGCGTCCGGACGAGAACGAGGACATCCCGGAGAACCCGTCGGAGTACTGGGTGTACGCGGGGGTCGGCCGCAAGAGCGGGTGA